A window of the Oscillospiraceae bacterium NTUH-002-81 genome harbors these coding sequences:
- a CDS encoding DUF4367 domain-containing protein, which yields MNKKKRIAILLAVIIVVAVGIIIAVASHQKQEMDFDEFADRFEKSAEEVLGEDVRKISKTELAATLTYGDPNDKDNNIYYRILKTTFYEGGPEEITGLHTEALGLLFPVDSMDSCEEMMIQDWPGALYKKDDTAFLCWTYSPEVTYVLEYTPSKLDDSEIIKMAESAEPVK from the coding sequence ATGAATAAAAAGAAACGAATAGCCATTCTACTTGCCGTCATTATTGTTGTGGCAGTTGGAATTATAATTGCGGTGGCATCACATCAGAAACAGGAAATGGACTTCGATGAATTTGCTGACCGTTTTGAAAAGAGCGCAGAAGAAGTTCTTGGAGAAGATGTAAGGAAGATCTCCAAAACAGAACTCGCAGCCACACTGACCTATGGAGACCCAAATGACAAGGATAACAACATCTACTACCGTATCCTTAAAACCACATTTTACGAAGGAGGCCCGGAAGAAATCACCGGATTACATACGGAAGCCCTGGGTTTGCTTTTCCCTGTTGACAGTATGGACAGTTGTGAGGAAATGATGATTCAGGATTGGCCGGGCGCTCTTTACAAGAAAGATGACACGGCATTTCTCTGTTGGACTTATTCTCCGGAAGTCACTTATGTTCTGGAATACACTCCAAGCAAACTTGATGATTCCGAAATCATCAAAATGGCTGAAAGTGCAGAACCTGTAAAATAA
- the mobC gene encoding plasmid mobilization relaxosome protein MobC has protein sequence MHKIGVNINQLTKVANTVGTATPQDIPCWARRRI, from the coding sequence ATGCACAAGATTGGTGTGAACATCAATCAGCTTACCAAAGTCGCAAATACAGTAGGTACTGCCACACCACAAGATATTCCTTGTTGGGCGAGACGGAGAATTTGA
- a CDS encoding CDP-alcohol phosphatidyltransferase family protein: MQSEVNQEENLNRIITVPNLLSFFRLCLIPVIIWSYCVKKNPLLAGEILLLSGLTDLADGYIARRFHRISNLGKILDPVADKLTQAAMLICLFTRFPHVLLLIVIMAGKELYMVVSGCLVIRKTGKVHGADWHGKIVTFLLYGTAAVHIIWFHITPMVSDLLIGLCAIMMVISVALYIIQNTRTLKEETV; this comes from the coding sequence ATGCAGAGTGAAGTGAATCAGGAAGAAAATTTGAATAGAATTATTACGGTTCCTAATCTTCTTTCTTTTTTTCGGCTTTGTCTGATTCCGGTAATTATATGGAGTTATTGTGTAAAGAAAAATCCTCTGTTAGCTGGTGAAATCTTATTGCTGTCTGGTCTTACGGATCTTGCTGATGGATATATCGCAAGAAGATTCCATAGGATTAGTAATTTAGGAAAAATACTTGATCCGGTGGCTGATAAGCTGACACAGGCAGCGATGTTAATCTGTCTGTTTACTCGTTTTCCGCATGTGCTTCTTTTAATCGTAATAATGGCAGGTAAGGAGCTGTATATGGTAGTCAGTGGATGTCTTGTGATACGAAAGACAGGAAAAGTACATGGTGCAGACTGGCATGGAAAGATAGTAACCTTTTTATTATATGGAACTGCAGCGGTGCATATTATATGGTTCCACATTACACCGATGGTATCAGATCTGTTGATTGGTTTGTGCGCTATAATGATGGTCATATCGGTCGCTCTGTATATTATCCAGAATACCAGGACTCTTAAGGAAGAGACTGTATAA
- a CDS encoding 3-oxoacyl-ACP reductase family protein, which yields MRLKDKVVIITGGSRGIGYATADKFLKEGATVILTASSQGSADKAVEQLKEKYPDATVAGISPNLSNLESVRNAFREAASKYGCIDILVNNAGVSESTPFTEYTEETFDKVMDLNVKGVFNATRAASECMIAKGHGVILSTSSMVSIYGQPSGFAYPASKFAVNGLTVSLARELGPKGIRVNAVAPGITLTDMMKAVPKEVIDPLIKQIPLRRLGQPEDIANAFVFLASDEASYITGVVLSVDGMART from the coding sequence ATGAGACTGAAAGATAAAGTTGTAATTATCACCGGAGGCAGCCGTGGCATTGGTTACGCTACCGCAGACAAATTTTTGAAGGAAGGTGCTACGGTAATCCTGACCGCAAGCTCGCAAGGTTCTGCTGATAAAGCGGTTGAGCAGCTAAAAGAAAAATACCCTGATGCAACAGTTGCTGGAATCAGTCCTAACCTATCCAATTTGGAATCTGTCCGCAATGCTTTCCGAGAAGCTGCCTCAAAATACGGTTGCATTGATATTCTGGTGAACAATGCCGGTGTATCCGAAAGCACTCCCTTTACCGAGTATACGGAGGAAACCTTTGACAAGGTTATGGATCTGAATGTAAAAGGCGTGTTCAATGCTACAAGAGCCGCCAGTGAGTGCATGATTGCAAAAGGTCACGGTGTTATTCTCTCCACCTCCTCAATGGTTAGCATTTACGGCCAGCCCAGTGGCTTTGCATATCCAGCATCCAAATTTGCTGTCAATGGCCTGACGGTTTCCCTTGCCCGGGAATTGGGTCCGAAGGGTATTCGAGTGAATGCAGTCGCTCCTGGTATTACCCTGACTGATATGATGAAAGCTGTTCCCAAGGAAGTAATTGATCCGCTCATCAAACAGATCCCCCTGCGCCGCCTGGGTCAGCCGGAGGATATTGCCAATGCATTTGTGTTCCTGGCATCTGACGAAGCATCCTATATCACAGGTGTTGTACTCAGCGTAGACGGCATGGCAAGAACATAA
- a CDS encoding FUSC family protein — MTFYQELQLNQAGSKNLLKKSETLKEKLYHMWVYLVKIAVTMAFCFFFVSIFSILFGNENSIVGVVVLLCLMVFRNADLGIHTGQSTMLLALFFVIMTVCPHLANQFSPVLGMLLNIAALAVLILFGCHNPFMFNQSTLVLGYLLLYGYDVTGKSYQMRLVGMALGAALTCFVFYRNHKNRTYKRNLKDLIQEFDITSSRTKWQICQILCVPIVLCIAELCNMPRAMWAGIAAMSAILPFMEDMHYRVRKRIVGNIAGVICFTVLYFLLPSSIYAYIGILGGIGVGFSAQYGWQAVFNTFGALAIAAETYGLQGAVSLRVIQNVFGVVFALAFCVIFYWFMSKKKGK, encoded by the coding sequence ATGACATTTTATCAGGAGTTGCAGTTAAATCAGGCAGGTTCTAAAAACCTGTTGAAAAAGAGTGAAACACTAAAAGAAAAATTATATCATATGTGGGTATATCTGGTGAAGATAGCTGTTACAATGGCATTTTGTTTTTTCTTTGTTAGTATTTTCAGTATCCTATTTGGAAATGAGAACAGCATTGTAGGTGTAGTAGTCTTATTATGTCTCATGGTGTTTAGAAATGCGGATCTGGGGATCCACACCGGACAATCTACGATGCTTTTGGCTTTGTTCTTTGTAATTATGACTGTATGTCCGCATTTGGCAAATCAGTTTTCACCGGTATTGGGAATGCTATTAAATATTGCGGCACTGGCTGTGTTGATTCTGTTCGGATGCCATAATCCATTCATGTTTAATCAATCTACATTGGTTCTTGGGTATCTGCTGCTATATGGTTATGATGTTACGGGAAAAAGCTATCAGATGCGATTAGTCGGAATGGCTTTAGGTGCAGCACTTACCTGCTTCGTATTTTATCGAAATCATAAAAACAGAACTTATAAAAGAAATCTGAAAGATCTGATACAAGAATTTGATATCACTTCTTCCAGAACAAAATGGCAGATATGTCAGATTTTATGCGTACCGATTGTCCTTTGCATTGCAGAACTTTGTAATATGCCACGTGCAATGTGGGCTGGTATTGCGGCCATGTCCGCGATTTTGCCGTTTATGGAAGATATGCACTACAGAGTCCGTAAAAGGATTGTCGGAAATATTGCAGGTGTTATATGTTTTACAGTATTATATTTTCTGCTTCCTTCGTCAATCTATGCATATATAGGAATTCTTGGTGGAATCGGTGTAGGATTTTCAGCACAATATGGCTGGCAGGCAGTATTTAACACATTTGGTGCTTTAGCCATTGCTGCAGAGACTTATGGACTACAAGGAGCGGTTAGTCTTAGAGTGATTCAAAATGTTTTTGGTGTTGTGTTTGCTTTAGCATTTTGTGTTATATTTTATTGGTTTATGTCTAAAAAAAAAGGAAAGTGA
- a CDS encoding S24 family peptidase yields MIKKDFGSIIANKRKDRKLSQPQLAALLCERGLDVKAHSISKWEKNVNLPNVLQFFALCEILEISDINRTFQIGTDEKLFSKLNDEGQAKVLDYMNLLMKSGEYIREEPIIYQFPRRTLSLYDLPVSAGTGQFLDSDRFSEIEVGDEVSSSADFGVRVCGDSMEPLYLDGQIIWIHKQETLEEGEIGVFFLDGDAYVKKYHQSDSGIQLISLNKKYAPIQVTSGSTLKTFGKVVG; encoded by the coding sequence ATGATAAAGAAAGATTTTGGATCCATTATTGCTAATAAAAGAAAAGACCGAAAACTGTCTCAACCACAACTGGCAGCTCTTCTGTGTGAAAGAGGCTTAGATGTAAAAGCTCATTCTATCAGTAAATGGGAAAAAAATGTAAACCTGCCAAATGTTTTACAATTTTTTGCCCTCTGTGAGATTCTTGAGATTTCCGATATAAATAGAACATTCCAGATTGGAACGGATGAGAAACTTTTCTCCAAATTAAATGACGAAGGACAAGCCAAAGTTCTTGACTACATGAACCTATTAATGAAAAGTGGGGAATACATTCGAGAAGAACCAATCATTTATCAATTTCCACGAAGAACTCTCAGTCTCTATGATCTCCCGGTTTCAGCTGGAACAGGACAATTCCTTGATTCCGACCGTTTTTCCGAAATTGAAGTTGGTGATGAAGTATCTTCCAGTGCTGACTTCGGTGTCCGGGTATGTGGTGACAGCATGGAGCCTCTCTATCTGGATGGACAGATCATCTGGATTCATAAACAAGAAACACTTGAAGAAGGAGAAATCGGTGTCTTCTTCCTTGATGGTGATGCTTATGTAAAGAAATATCATCAATCCGATTCCGGTATTCAGCTTATTTCTCTAAATAAAAAATATGCCCCTATCCAAGTCACTTCCGGATCCACCTTAAAAACTTTTGGAAAAGTAGTTGGCTAA
- a CDS encoding HAMP domain-containing sensor histidine kinase yields the protein MEQKKKKGLRIRSCLTGAIWLALVFSTVISALLFAFLNHFFNLPGSIPVLGWLLIFNTLIAGLITSFINAKLLEPITRLSKAMKEVSQGDFEQHLETNSRIAEVGESYQSFNVMTKELRATEVLQMDFVSNVSHEFKTPINAIEGYTMLLQGEELSPDQEEYVEKILFNTQRLSGLVGNILLLSKLENQNIPMKKTEYRLDEQIRQAFLSLETKWTEKEIGFQVELEEVKYTGNEGLFMHVWINLLDNAIKFSPSKGTITMFLKQEQDSVKFILEDEGPGIEDDVKSRIFDKFYQVDGSHKAEGNGLGLALVKRIVDSAGGTIKAENREYGGCRFVIELPKQKDEII from the coding sequence ATGGAACAAAAGAAAAAAAAAGGATTGCGGATCCGATCCTGTCTGACTGGTGCAATCTGGCTGGCACTTGTATTTTCAACAGTCATATCTGCTTTATTATTTGCTTTTTTGAATCATTTTTTTAATCTGCCGGGCAGCATACCTGTGCTTGGCTGGCTTTTGATTTTCAATACATTGATTGCAGGGCTGATCACTTCCTTTATCAATGCAAAGTTACTGGAACCAATTACCAGACTTAGTAAAGCAATGAAGGAAGTTTCTCAGGGAGATTTTGAACAGCATTTGGAAACGAACAGCCGTATAGCAGAAGTTGGAGAATCTTATCAAAGTTTTAACGTTATGACAAAAGAACTTCGTGCAACAGAGGTGCTGCAGATGGATTTTGTATCTAATGTTTCTCATGAGTTTAAGACCCCGATTAATGCCATTGAAGGATATACAATGCTGCTTCAGGGAGAAGAACTGTCTCCGGATCAAGAGGAATATGTAGAAAAAATCTTATTTAACACCCAAAGACTTTCCGGATTGGTTGGTAATATTTTGCTGTTATCCAAGTTAGAGAATCAGAATATACCAATGAAAAAAACAGAATATCGTCTGGATGAACAGATCCGTCAGGCATTTCTTTCATTGGAAACAAAATGGACAGAAAAAGAAATTGGTTTTCAGGTAGAATTGGAGGAAGTTAAATATACTGGGAATGAAGGTCTTTTTATGCATGTCTGGATAAATCTTTTGGATAATGCGATTAAGTTCAGCCCTTCAAAGGGGACAATTACGATGTTTCTGAAACAAGAACAGGATTCTGTTAAGTTCATTCTGGAAGATGAAGGACCAGGAATAGAGGATGATGTAAAATCCAGAATATTTGACAAGTTCTATCAGGTAGATGGATCTCATAAAGCAGAAGGAAATGGCCTAGGTCTTGCACTTGTAAAACGGATTGTAGATAGTGCCGGAGGAACAATCAAAGCAGAAAACCGTGAATATGGTGGATGCAGATTTGTTATAGAGCTGCCAAAGCAGAAAGATGAGATTATATAG
- a CDS encoding S24 family peptidase, translating to MEPLYLDGQIIWIHKQETLKEGEIGVFFLDGDAYVKKYHQSDSGIQLISLNKKYAPIQVTSGSTLKTFGKVVG from the coding sequence ATGGAGCCTCTCTATCTGGATGGACAGATCATCTGGATTCATAAACAAGAAACTCTTAAAGAAGGAGAAATCGGTGTCTTTTTCCTCGATGGTGATGCTTATGTAAAGAAATATCATCAATCTGATTCCGGTATCCAACTTATTTCTCTAAATAAAAAATATGCTCCTATCCAAGTCACTTCCGGCTCCACCTTAAAAACTTTTGGAAAAGTAGTTGGCTAA
- a CDS encoding GTP pyrophosphokinase family protein — MTKDEVKKLRMNSPESLQFLNNATKFYNLMMMYRCAIREIQTKLEVLDDEFSVENNRNPISFIKTRIKKPNSIYDKLQKMGYEFTTENIQTYLNDVAGVRIVCAFIDDIYMISDLITQQDDIKVIEIKDYIKNPKSNGYRSYHMIVEIPVFFAKGKTPMRVELQIRTNGMDFWATLEHQLRYKKGIEEMPGYDEISEELLHSARAIIEADNEMQRIKDKIGMFHEI; from the coding sequence ATGACAAAAGATGAAGTAAAAAAACTCAGGATGAACAGTCCGGAATCACTACAGTTTTTAAATAATGCTACAAAATTTTATAATTTAATGATGATGTATCGTTGTGCTATTCGGGAGATACAAACTAAACTTGAGGTTTTGGATGATGAATTTTCAGTTGAGAACAATCGAAATCCTATTTCTTTTATAAAAACAAGAATTAAGAAGCCCAATAGTATTTACGATAAACTGCAGAAGATGGGATATGAATTTACAACAGAAAATATACAGACATATCTCAATGATGTAGCAGGCGTTCGAATAGTTTGTGCGTTTATTGACGATATTTATATGATATCAGATTTGATTACCCAACAGGATGATATTAAAGTTATTGAAATAAAAGATTATATAAAAAATCCAAAATCGAATGGTTATCGAAGCTATCATATGATTGTTGAAATACCAGTATTTTTTGCTAAGGGTAAAACACCTATGCGTGTAGAATTACAGATTCGAACCAATGGTATGGATTTCTGGGCAACATTGGAACATCAACTTCGCTATAAAAAAGGAATTGAAGAAATGCCTGGCTATGATGAGATAAGTGAAGAATTACTTCATTCTGCAAGAGCTATCATTGAAGCAGATAATGAAATGCAGAGAATAAAAGACAAAATTGGTATGTTCCACGAAATTTAG
- a CDS encoding ATP-binding protein, which translates to MKKTKEGVNLKKKKFLRLKNTGSILVLMGLSIIFVIALYTFILQSSYTKTALETEIARDTASADAVHKLVDGRISKEDFDQIKDQSDEKKQIYKDISSYFNEIRTLNSTRYIYTAKKNEEGKLVYVVDGLDSDADDVRHPGDYIEEEMVPYIDRAISGESVYSQDIIDTTWGPIFTACYPVSANHDGTGEIIGAFCIEMDMQSAYGMVEKTNHISIICGLVAGAVLLLICLYTYYVYQKSKAEEQKQKQLLMTAAEEADAANKAKSAFLLSISHDIRTPMNAIIGFTNIALHQNTVSDIHDSLEKVQKSSNHLLSLLNDVLDFTRIESGKVTISPEPVDITQLTDNVQAIMNGLLYNRDLKFEVHRERPKNPYVLADVVRIREVLVNLLGNAVKFTKDGGKITLDISSYPGADEKHIITRYVVRDNGIGMSEEFQKKLFDPFSQEDDANARTQYKGTGLGMAITKKYVDMMGGSIAVESKKGVGSTFTVEIPLELPEQVIQSEQKQRLHRDLTGIHVLMAEDNDLNAELATIILEDAGMTVTRASDGKEVVDLFKNHPRGTYDLILMDIMMPNMDGHQAAKAIRALGIERSDAVTIPIIALSANAFIDDIQESLDSGMNDHISKPINMEEVTDTIAKYIKDDTCLEKELKQKQNDR; encoded by the coding sequence ATGAAGAAAACAAAAGAAGGAGTTAATTTGAAGAAAAAGAAATTCCTTAGACTGAAGAATACAGGTAGTATCCTTGTGCTTATGGGGCTTTCGATAATTTTTGTAATAGCACTGTACACATTTATCCTGCAAAGTTCTTACACTAAGACCGCCCTTGAAACAGAAATTGCGCGTGATACAGCGAGTGCAGATGCAGTACACAAACTTGTGGATGGAAGAATCAGCAAAGAAGATTTTGATCAAATCAAAGATCAATCTGATGAAAAGAAGCAAATATATAAGGATATTTCTTCATATTTCAATGAAATCAGAACACTGAATTCTACTCGATATATTTACACCGCTAAAAAAAATGAAGAAGGAAAACTCGTTTACGTGGTAGACGGTTTGGATTCGGATGCGGATGATGTAAGGCACCCTGGAGATTATATTGAGGAAGAAATGGTTCCGTATATTGATAGGGCTATTTCTGGGGAGAGTGTGTACTCTCAGGATATCATTGATACAACATGGGGGCCGATTTTTACGGCTTGCTATCCTGTAAGCGCAAATCATGATGGGACAGGAGAAATCATTGGCGCATTTTGCATTGAAATGGATATGCAATCGGCTTATGGAATGGTTGAAAAGACGAATCATATTTCCATCATCTGCGGTTTAGTCGCAGGAGCTGTATTGCTTTTAATTTGTCTATATACCTATTATGTTTACCAGAAAAGCAAGGCAGAAGAGCAAAAACAAAAACAATTATTAATGACCGCCGCTGAGGAAGCAGATGCTGCCAACAAAGCAAAATCTGCGTTTTTGCTTAGTATTAGCCATGACATCAGAACGCCGATGAATGCCATTATTGGATTTACAAACATTGCGCTTCACCAGAACACGGTTTCAGATATTCATGATAGCTTGGAGAAAGTTCAAAAAAGTTCGAATCATCTTCTCTCTTTGTTGAATGACGTTCTGGATTTTACTCGCATTGAAAGTGGAAAAGTTACTATTTCGCCCGAGCCAGTGGACATTACTCAATTGACAGATAACGTCCAGGCGATTATGAATGGACTTCTTTATAACCGAGATCTTAAGTTTGAAGTACATCGAGAAAGACCAAAGAACCCATATGTCCTTGCGGATGTTGTGCGTATCCGAGAAGTTTTGGTGAATCTTCTTGGCAATGCTGTGAAATTCACCAAGGACGGCGGAAAGATTACTTTGGATATCAGCAGTTACCCAGGAGCGGATGAGAAACATATCATAACTCGTTATGTTGTTCGAGATAACGGTATTGGCATGAGCGAAGAGTTCCAGAAAAAATTATTCGATCCGTTTTCACAAGAAGATGATGCTAATGCCAGAACTCAATATAAGGGAACCGGTCTTGGTATGGCCATCACAAAAAAATATGTGGATATGATGGGCGGTTCGATTGCTGTTGAGAGCAAAAAAGGTGTAGGTTCTACATTCACAGTGGAGATCCCACTGGAGTTGCCAGAACAGGTTATTCAATCAGAACAAAAACAACGTCTACATAGAGATTTGACGGGTATTCATGTTCTTATGGCTGAGGATAATGATCTAAATGCTGAACTTGCTACGATAATACTGGAAGATGCTGGTATGACCGTAACACGCGCATCAGACGGAAAAGAAGTTGTGGATTTGTTTAAAAATCATCCACGAGGCACATACGACCTTATTTTGATGGATATTATGATGCCAAACATGGATGGACACCAAGCAGCAAAAGCCATTCGAGCCTTGGGTATAGAACGGTCCGATGCAGTTACGATTCCAATTATAGCTTTGTCTGCAAATGCTTTTATAGATGATATTCAGGAATCCTTGGATTCAGGCATGAATGACCATATTTCCAAGCCGATTAACATGGAAGAAGTAACTGATACAATCGCTAAATACATTAAAGACGATACATGTTTGGAAAAGGAACTGAAGCAGAAACAAAATGACAGATAA
- the cls gene encoding cardiolipin synthase has translation MKQDTLEGKAKTKNGVKRLCFSIICILLEVIFIITIVTRLNEYAEIINLFTRILSGILVLGLYASNKTSSMKMPWVILILIFPIMGVGLYLLIGLNGGTHKMRERYAEIDSKLLPMLSDNQECLNRINETIPKAGNIASYIQRNSQYPIYQNTDIVYFDEAVKGLEAQLKDLEKAQKFIFMEYHAIEDAEAWHKIQDVLEERVKAGVEVRVFYDDMGSIGFINTDFVKKMEAIGIHCRVFNPFMPGLNLFLNNRDHRKITVIDGKVGFTGGYNLANEYFNYTHPYGQWKDTGIRLEGDAVQSLTVTFLEMWNAVSEKATNDTDFSKYIIHYDYKAQQTGFVQPYADSPMDNEQVGEEVYISMINKAEKYCWFMTPYLIITDEMTHALCLAAKRGVDVRIITPGIPDKKFIYNVTRSFYHGLVKHGVRVYEWTPGFCHAKMSVADDCMATCGTINLDYRSLYHHFENGCFMADCQAVVEIKNDLIRTMGECRDVTDQYQTGRSAYLRLGQLFMRLFAGLL, from the coding sequence ATGAAACAAGATACTTTAGAGGGCAAAGCAAAAACAAAAAATGGGGTAAAACGGCTGTGTTTTTCCATAATCTGCATTCTTCTGGAAGTGATTTTTATTATTACTATCGTAACACGCTTGAATGAATATGCAGAAATCATAAATTTATTTACAAGGATTTTGAGTGGGATCTTGGTTTTGGGATTGTACGCATCAAATAAGACATCCTCTATGAAAATGCCTTGGGTCATCTTAATTCTAATTTTCCCAATTATGGGTGTAGGCCTGTATTTGTTGATTGGTTTGAATGGTGGCACACATAAAATGCGTGAGCGATATGCAGAAATTGATAGCAAATTGTTACCAATGCTTTCCGATAATCAGGAGTGCTTAAACAGAATAAACGAAACGATTCCGAAGGCAGGAAATATTGCAAGTTATATACAAAGAAATTCGCAGTATCCAATCTATCAGAATACGGATATTGTGTATTTTGATGAAGCAGTGAAAGGATTAGAGGCACAGCTTAAGGATTTGGAGAAAGCACAAAAGTTTATCTTTATGGAATATCATGCGATAGAAGACGCTGAAGCATGGCATAAGATTCAAGATGTTCTGGAAGAGCGAGTAAAAGCAGGTGTGGAAGTTAGAGTATTCTACGATGATATGGGTTCTATAGGCTTTATTAACACAGATTTTGTGAAAAAAATGGAGGCAATAGGAATTCATTGCCGTGTATTCAATCCGTTTATGCCAGGTTTAAATCTGTTTTTGAACAATCGTGATCATAGAAAAATAACAGTTATTGATGGAAAAGTCGGATTTACAGGTGGATATAATCTAGCAAACGAATATTTTAATTACACACACCCGTATGGACAGTGGAAAGATACAGGTATTCGTTTAGAAGGAGATGCTGTTCAGTCGCTTACAGTGACATTTTTAGAAATGTGGAATGCTGTTAGTGAAAAAGCTACGAATGATACTGATTTTAGTAAATACATTATTCATTACGATTATAAAGCACAGCAAACAGGTTTTGTTCAGCCTTATGCAGACAGTCCTATGGATAATGAGCAGGTCGGAGAAGAAGTTTATATCAGTATGATAAATAAAGCTGAAAAATATTGTTGGTTTATGACTCCATATCTAATCATAACAGATGAAATGACGCATGCGTTATGTCTGGCTGCTAAGCGAGGGGTAGACGTAAGAATTATCACACCTGGTATCCCTGATAAAAAATTCATTTATAATGTAACTCGTTCTTTTTATCATGGATTAGTTAAACATGGTGTTCGTGTTTATGAGTGGACCCCTGGTTTCTGTCATGCAAAAATGAGTGTGGCAGATGACTGTATGGCAACTTGTGGAACAATTAATTTGGATTATCGAAGTTTATATCACCATTTTGAAAACGGCTGTTTTATGGCAGATTGTCAGGCAGTTGTGGAAATAAAAAATGATCTGATAAGAACGATGGGAGAATGTCGTGATGTGACAGACCAATATCAAACCGGACGAAGTGCATATTTGCGACTGGGACAATTATTTATGAGATTATTTGCTGGATTGCTATAA
- a CDS encoding response regulator transcription factor: MGKVSVLIRRKENVFQILIVEDDKELSQLFQKVLEKNGYQVKSASDGAQALEVLDKEYIDLIISDIMMPVMDGYELVSELRSAGYQIPVLMITAKGSFDDMRQGFFSGSDDYMVKPVNVNEMVLRVGALLRRAQILNEHKIVIGSTEFDYDAMTVTTDKESLVLPKKQFLLLYKLAASPGRIFTKQQLMDEVWGYETEADPHTIEVHIGRLRERFKDNPDFEIVTMRGIGYKVVKK; the protein is encoded by the coding sequence ATGGGCAAGGTATCTGTTTTAATAAGGAGGAAGGAAAACGTGTTTCAAATATTGATTGTAGAAGATGATAAAGAATTAAGCCAGCTATTCCAAAAAGTGCTTGAGAAGAATGGATATCAAGTCAAAAGTGCATCGGATGGAGCACAGGCATTAGAAGTATTGGATAAGGAATATATTGATCTGATCATTTCTGATATTATGATGCCGGTTATGGATGGCTATGAACTGGTGTCAGAACTTCGTTCAGCAGGATATCAGATACCAGTGCTTATGATCACTGCGAAAGGTTCCTTTGATGATATGCGTCAGGGATTTTTTTCGGGAAGTGATGATTATATGGTAAAACCGGTAAATGTGAATGAAATGGTTTTAAGAGTCGGAGCACTGCTTCGCCGTGCACAGATATTGAATGAACACAAAATTGTGATCGGTTCAACAGAGTTTGATTATGATGCAATGACGGTTACAACTGATAAGGAAAGTCTTGTTTTACCTAAAAAACAATTCCTGCTTTTATATAAGCTTGCAGCTTCGCCAGGCAGAATATTTACAAAACAACAGTTGATGGATGAAGTATGGGGATACGAGACGGAGGCAGACCCACATACAATAGAGGTACATATAGGAAGACTCAGAGAGCGTTTTAAAGATAACCCGGATTTTGAAATCGTAACAATGCGTGGAATTGGATACAAGGTGGTGAAAAAATAA